The following DNA comes from Candidatus Woesearchaeota archaeon.
TGACAATCTTTTATAAAATCCCCAAGTCTTTCTTCAAGTCTTTTAAAATTTGGATCTGCATCAACTATTGCACCATTAAATATCACAACATACATTTCCGGATAATTTCTCTGAAGTTCATAAAAATAAGTCAGTGCTAATCCCATATCAAGATCTGACCTAGTAAGATTATCATGCCCTATTATGCATTGACCAGGCGTGCTACCTAATTCCTCAGAAACATTATAGATTGATCTTTCAATTGAATCCATATTAGGTAGGGATACAGCCTCAGGTTTTGCTTCAAAAAACAGATTATATTTAACGACTCCTCTATGATATATATCTTCAAGTCTCCTTTTAAATTCCGATTCTGATAAAATGCCTTTGCTATCAGGTAAATTAAAATCGACTGGTGAACAAAAAAATGTGTATATTTTCCCATATATCCTTTTGAATGGATATGATGCACTTAAAGCAATCTGATGTAGGTACGCTTGTCTTTTAGATTTGTCGCTCAGAAACTCATACAGGTGCATAATTCTCATCAAATTAATCTGGAATTTTGGAATTTTTATAATTTACCCAATTTATAGAAAGGCTTATATATCACTGTATCTGAAAATATTAAAATGGGACAGGGAGAAGTAATAACATTCCTCAAAAGATACAGAAAAACCAAGCAGTTCAGAAAAAAGCCCTGGCTTACTGTAAGGGAAATTTACAACAAGATGAAGCACACTAAAGACTCCTCTGAATTGGGCTCGATAATAAATTCCTGCAAGAAATTAAGGGAATCGGGAATGATAAAGTTCAAGGAAATGGCTTCGAAGAAAGCAAACAGGAAAATATACCATTACCAGTCCAAATAGCTCTTTCTAAAATGACAGAAGAAACCACTGAAACAGGAGACATTCCGTTTGAAGATATTGCGGAAAGCAATGACATGCATCTGGAAACCCTGATTAGCCTGCTCAGGGACAAGGGAGTAATAACGCAGGAAGAGTTTGACAGGAAACTTGATGAGCTTTACCCTGAAGAGGAATAAATTGGAGGGACATAATCCCTTATTATTACATCCGTTGCTTTTAGGCCTAACCTATCTTTAAATTCCCTGTATTCCTTTTCTGATTTTGTCTTGATCTCACTATCGTGAAAACACACAACAAAGCTAACCAGGGTCCTTATCCCTGCATTTTTACAGTCCGCGGTAAAATCAAGGATATTATTAAAAGCATCCTTATGTTTTGGCCTGCACAGCTGAAATATCCTGGAGAGGTCCGGTCTTCAGAATTCTGTGATGCGCAGGGGGCTTAATTCATTAATTGGCAAAGGGCTGATTAGCTTCATAAAAGAAGGAAAGAAAAGAATTTATCAGGCTGCAAATCCTGAAAATTTCTATGACTTTATAAAAGATAAAAAAAAGCGATTTAAGGCCATAATGCCTGAACTTAAGAAGAAGCAGAGTATGGCGAAAACAACAAGCTATACTGAAACGTATAAGGGAAAAAGAGGAATAAACCAGCTGTATATCACGCTCCTGAATTCAGGAGGCAGGGAATATAATACATTTGGGGGCGGCTCAGGCGTTACGTATGATGCCATGGGCGAATCATGGTGGAAAAGCCTGCATGCCAAAAGGCTAGCAAGAAAGATAAGGTGCAGGCAGGTATTTGATGAATCGATAAGAGAATTCGGTAATATCCTGAATAAGAAACCATTAACAAATTAGGAGATTACGTGGGAATTGCAATATTTACGGGTAATCCTTATGGAGTCCTGATAAAAGATAAAACTGTAGCCGAAAGCTGTAGGAAACAATTTGAAATATTGTGGAAAAAAGCTAAAATAAAATCAATCGCCGTTATAAGTGCAGTCCTTGCAGTAGTCAATTCCCAAAGACTTGTCTGTCATGTCCATGCTCTTCTTGCCATCTTTGAATCCCATTGTTGCCCTTATCGCGTCGATATTCTCGCAGACAACATCACTCTCCTGGTGCACTGCCTGGATGTAGAGAAGCTTGTTGCCGTGCGTTCCGACAGCTTCCTTCCAGATGCATATTTCAGGCATGTCGCCCCTGGAATTTCCGAGGTCTTTGGCAAGTTCCATGATCTCTGCTGTGCTTCTCACGCTGGACTCATTAGCGACAACCCTGACTCTTCTTGTCCTGCTGAAAAGACTGATTGCCTTATTTACGTCAGGCTTTTCCCTGCATTCGCATGTTATGGTATGGACGTGCATCAATGAGGAGGAAACAGATAATGCAGTGGTAAAAATCTGCACGTCATGCAGCACTGTCTGGACGTCAGGGCCATGATGGGATGGCAGCTCCAATACAGGGACAATAGCATTTATCGGGCCGTGCCTTATGTCCCACGGGTCAGCCCCTCTCCTTATCATGGTAGCATAGATTTCCTTGATGCCCCACTTTTTGTTAACCTCGTTCAGGGTCCTGCTCAATCCAGTAGTGTTGCAGCTGACAACCCTCAAATAGTCTTTTCCCACGCATTCATCATAATTGCACTGCGCAACAAAGCTGGCATCCGCAACATGCGGCTTTTCCCCTCCCTGGAATATTGCCTTGACATTATTCGGCTTGTAGTATTTGTCCTTATTTTCAGCCCCTATTTTCTTAGGTGCTGTATCAACCATTACATCAACTTTCTTCAGAAGATCATCTGCTTTTCCCTTAACTTTAATTCCGTTTTCTCTCAGGGCTGCGCCGTCATCTACAAAATAGATGTCATAGCCTTTCTCCTGGGCAGACCTGATCCTCCAGTTATAGCTTCTTCCTGTCACTCCAACAAGCTCCATGTCTTCCTGTTTTGATACAGCATCAGCAACCCTTTTTCCGATAGTACCAAAACCCATTATACCCACTTTGATTTTTTCCATGTGTTTCTCACCTACAGATTTTTCCTGACAATAGAAGCAGTGCCCACTGACTTGAAAGCCTTTATGTGGTCGTGTGCTGCCTTATATGATTTCTCTTCAATCTCTTTCCTGCATTCCTTGGACATGGAATAGATATCATCAAAGAACTCCTTTGTGGCATACTTGACATTTTTCCCTATTATTTCTTCCGGCTTCTTTCCTTCTATCGGCTTGTTCGCTAGCACCCATTTCTTTATATTTTCCCACAGTTCAGGATGGTGCTTCTTGACAGCCTCATACACTATATTCTGGAACAGCGTAGCGACATTGCCCTTTAATATATCCCCATGCGGGAATTTGTCTCTGATGATATGAAGGGGAGTGCCTGTTATGCCGTGCTGCGCAATCCGCACACCTAAATTAGCATCTCTGAGAGCTTTGGCAACAGCCCTAGTCTGCCTGATATCGATTGTTGTCTGTGCTATGGGCCTGCCGTCAGCATCAAATATATTGCCGTGCGTAGAGCCGTTGGCGATTGCTATCAGGTTAGGCGTGATGCCCGCTTCCTTAAGCTTGGTAATATAAGTGACAGCTTCCTGGGGCTTTGTCAAAACCATTCCTTCAGAATCTTTCCTTCCTATCTCCCCGACTTCGACCTCAAGCCCGAAGTCGACTTCAGCATTTTTCTGGATGTATTTTGCCAGCTCAATCGTAGCTTTTAAATTGGGCGAAAGCTCCTCTTCAATCGACTTGCCCTTAAAATTGAACAAATGAGATGCATCTATAGCAAAGCTGGTGTAGCCTGCTTTAATCTGGTGCTTTATCAAATCCTTAACCTCGGCTAGCTCCTCTTCTGTTCCTTCTTTAACCTGTATATGGTCGGCGTGCAATGCCCATATATCATGGCCTATCTCCTTATTGGCATTGATAAGCCTTTCTGACAGGGTAGCCGGGGTAAGCCCCGAATATCCCACATTCTGGTTGCATTCTGTCCTGGCGAGCTCCATTATCAGAGCAGCATCCAGCTCCTTTGCTGCTTTAAAAACGCCCTCTGCAACTCCCTTTGTTATTCTTGGATTGCAGGCAAGAACTATACAAGATTCGTCCTTTAATGCCTGAAAGATTTTATTTCCTGCCAATGGTTCCATAAGCTCACCCCTCTACACCAAAAAATATCCTTGCTTCATCATACCTTCCTTTGGAGACTGTCTTCAGGCTGCCCAGCGCATCTTTCATGCTTACAGACTTTATATCAGTGCCCCTGAGAGAGGCTATCTTTCCGAACTCTTTCTTGTCTGCCATCTCTGCTGCGTGCAGGCCAAGCCTTGTGCCTAAAACGCGGTCAAAAGCAGTAGGATGCCCAGCCCTCTGCAAATGGCCCAAGACAACATGCCTGCACTCCTTTCCCGTAAGTTTTGTTATGTCCCTGGCAAGGCACTCTGCAATTCCTCCTAAGCGGACATGCCCAAACTCATCCTTTTCCTTGCACTGCAAAGTCATATCGCCTTCTTTCGGCAAAGCGCCCTCCGAGACTGCAATAATGGTATAAGATTTCCCGCTTTTTTCCCTTCTGTCTATGATCTTGCATATCTCATTTACATCAAAAGGCTCCTCAGGTATTAATATGATATGCGCGCCCCCTGCCATTCCAGCATGCAGGGTAAGCCAGCCTGCGTGCCTACCCATGACCTCCACGAGCAGGATCCTTGAATGGCTTTTCGCGGTTGTGTGAAGCCTGTCTATGGCATCAGCTGCAATATTAACAGCAGTATCGAAGCCGAATGTATAATCAGTTGCATTGACATCATTATCAATGGTTTTAGGAACTCCGACAACATTCAGACCGTCCTTATAAAGCTTCCATGCCACTCCTAAGGTGTCTTCACCGCCGATAGCTATTAATGCATCACATTTGAATTTCCTGAGGTTTTTCTTTACCTGCTCAAGCCCGTTCTCAACCTTGTATGGGTTTGTCCTGGAAGTGCCGAGAATAGTTCCGCCAAGCATATGGATGTCCTCAACCTCATCTAAGTCAAGAGGATGGTGCTCACCTTCACCGAGCAGGCCTGCCCACCCTTTCCTGAATCCAAGGACATCATAGCCAAGTGAGATTGCCTTTATTGTTATTCCCCTGATAACAGCGTTCAGCCCGGGAGCATCCCCTCCGCCCGTCAAAACGCCAATTTGCTTTTTCTTAGGTCCTGTTATAGCCATAAAACATCTCCCCTGAACCAACGATTAGTAGTGATATTTAAAGTTTATGCTGGTCTCATGGATTATTTGGCCGCTAAAAACATAAGATAATTATATAAGCTTCTATTTTACTAATTGCTATGAAAGATATTATAAAAGAGACAATCGAATCGGAAATCCCTACGCGCTATTACGGCACATTCAGAATCAGGGGGTTCAGGACAAAAGACAACTTGCATCATGTAGCCCTGGTTAAAGGAGATGTAAAAGCCAAAGAGGATGTCATAGTAAGGATACATTCCGAATGCCTGACAGGAGACGTGTTCCACAGCCTGAAGTGCGACTGCGGCGAGCAACTTGAGGCAGCGCTAAAGAGAATAGACAAAGAGGGCATGGGGGTTTTGATATACCTGCGCCAGGAAGGGCGCGGCATAGGCTTGTTCAATAAAATAAAGGCATATGAGCTGCAGGAGCAGGGCATGGATACTGTCGAGGCCAACCAAAAGCTAGGCTTCAAGGCAGACCAAAGGGATTACACATTGGGGGCAGCTATTTTGAAAGAGCTCGGCCTGAGCACAATCAGGCTCATGACAAACAACCCCAAGAAGATAGAGGGCCTGGAAAAATACGGGATAAAAATAAGGGAAAGGCTGCCTTTGGTGATAAAGTGCAATAAGTACAATGAAAAGTATCTCTGTACAAAAAAGACCAAGCTCGGCCACCTTATTGAAGAAAAGGGCGTAATAAAATAGGAAATTTTATATTCCTGCGATAATTTATAATAATTGATGAATAAAAACGAGGTTTTCCTGGCATCAGGCTTCATATTGGCATTCGCGCTTGTACTTTATTTCCTGGGCGATTCCATAACAGGGTATAGCGTTTTGGAAAGCAACAAGGCAGCCTACGGCGACACAATACTCATAAATGCTGCCATACTCTTTATCCTGCTCTCGGCAGTCTTCTTCTATATAAAAGGCAGGATAGGGCAAGACTGAATTAGCCGAATCTGAGTGTTTCCATAGCTTTGGCAAGATCTTTCTCCTTCAATAGGAATATAGTATCAGTCCAGCATGACATGCTTTCGATGACATTTATGCCTGCATAGGCAAGCTTTGAGTAAAGAAAGGACATCACTCCCGGGATGGTTTCAATATCTTCAGATGTCTTTAGGGTTATCTCGACAAGGCTGGCAGTATGCTTTAGTATGCTTCCGCCGAACGTTTTTTCCACATCCGCATCATATTCATCAGACACTATCACTGTAAAAACAGAGAAGCTTTCCACAAGCCTGAAAGTTCCTTTTTCCCGCCTTATCTTTTTCTCAATCAGCTGCATATTTGCAATAGCTGCATCTCGGCCGATAACAAACACGCTAATCCTGTTCTTGGTCTCAATTCTGCTTTTTCTGAGCAGCCTTACTATTTCTTTTTCATTTCCCCGCCCGGCTATCTTCTCTTTATATCTCCTGCATGCAATAAGAATAGCATCAAAATTCCCTGCATCCAGGTTTTTAGCCCTTGCTATCTCTCTTGCCAGCGAGGAATAATTGATAAGCCCTTTTTTTAGGCTGCTCTGTATATAAGGGCGGTTTTGTATGTACTGCTCTGCAATTTTTGTGATGCTCATTTTAGGAACTTCCTTAATGCCCTGATATTATGCTCAAGCCACTCCCTATTCTTTGTTTCCTTGCTTATATTGACCATGCTTATCCAGTGCCAAAGCTCATACATCTTTATCCTCTGTTCATATTCCCTGCTTATATGGCCGTATTTCCTATAGCCGTCGAAAAAAGGCTTTCTTAGGTTCTTCATCCTGCTGAAAGCCCATAATTCCATCTTTATGAAGTCGTTCTCATTATGGCCTGCTATTGCCCATTCGACATCGATTATGCCTGCTATCCTACTTTTCTTTGTCAGGATATGGGGGCAGTGGTAATCCTTATGCAGCAGGCAGGGCGTTTCCTTAATGTCCAGCAAAAAGCTGTATTCACCTATTTTTTCCTCAATTCTGGGTATCATTTTCCTGATCTCTTTCAGGGAAGAAATATTGTACATCTTTGTTAATAAGTCATGCCATGCAAAATCGCGCCACTTTCTGAAAGCAGGCTTTATCTCATTATCCATCAGCCAGCCGAAATGATGAAACTTGACAGAATGCAGCCTGGCTAAAATTTCCCCTGCTTTCCTGAAAATAGGTTTTTTCCTGTATTTCCGATAGTTCTTGTCTATAGCCATGCCGTCTATCTTGGACATGAGCATGTAGGCTTTCGGAATTATTTCCCCTGAATCATCCGAAGCCAGGATTTCGGGCACTGGTATATCCAGCTGTGACTTTATGCACCTGTACACGAATGACTCTTTCTTTGCTTTCCACGGCTCATTATATATCCTCAAGATAAGCGGCTTCCTGCTTTTTTTCAGCCTTATCTCCAGCATCTCATTTATATGACCCTTATCGTAAGGCTTTACTTCAGCCAGCTCCTGCTCAGGAATGTGCTGCTTAATAATGTTTTCAATTGCTTTTCTTGAAACTTTCATTTTCATACCCTCTCAGCCTGTTGAGTATTTCTCTTCTTAAAAAAACCTTTTCCGGATTAAGCCAGATTGACAATCTTCTCTGTTTTAGTCTTTTTTGTCTCATATTATACTTTTTGTTTTAAATAGTATATAAATGTTTTTATTTTGGTCTTGAAAAATCTGGTGTGTCTTGCCGCAATCAAAAAAATTTATAAAAGAAATATAGAAAATTAGGTTATGACAAGCGCTTTTAAAGCTGAATAATAATATTTCAATTCTATAATGATGATTTGCAATAAGTTTTAAAATAATCTGCTCATATCCTCATAATAAATGCCAAAAATAATCGGCCACCGCGGGGCAAAGGGGGAATATCCAGAGAATACATTAGGGGGATTTAAGAAGGCCATAGAAGCTGGAGTGGGCGGCATAGAGCTCGATGTTCATCTTACCAAAGACAATGAACTGGCTGTTATCCATGATGAAGATGTTGACAGGACAACGAATGGAAAAGGATTAGTTAGAGAGATGACTTTAGGACAGTTAAAAAAATTTGATGCAGGCAACAGGGAGAGGATTCCCTCGCTGCAGGGAGCAATAAGCGTGATTAAGCACGCGGGAATTTTTCTGGCTGTCGAGATTAAGTGCCGCAATGCTGAGCAAAAGGTTGTAGAAGCTATAGACAGCAGCGGCATGACAAAGGATACCATTGTAAAATCATTTGACCATCGCATTGTCAGGAATTTAAAGAAGATAAATCCAAAAATAAAAACTGCCTGCCTGCTTGTGGGGCTGCCTGTTCATGCCTATAAGATTCTGGGAGATGCTAATGCTGATGCTATTTCCATTAACTGCGACACTGTTGACAAAGAATTGATAGATGAATGCCATAAGTATGGCAAGGAAGTCTTTGTCTGGAATATTGATGATAAGAAAAAGTTGAAAAAATATTCTGATATGGGGGCTGATTATATAGGGACTAATTTTCCTT
Coding sequences within:
- a CDS encoding glycerophosphodiester phosphodiesterase translates to MPKIIGHRGAKGEYPENTLGGFKKAIEAGVGGIELDVHLTKDNELAVIHDEDVDRTTNGKGLVREMTLGQLKKFDAGNRERIPSLQGAISVIKHAGIFLAVEIKCRNAEQKVVEAIDSSGMTKDTIVKSFDHRIVRNLKKINPKIKTACLLVGLPVHAYKILGDANADAISINCDTVDKELIDECHKYGKEVFVWNIDDKKKLKKYSDMGADYIGTNFPSIVKL
- a CDS encoding class II fructose-bisphosphate aldolase codes for the protein MEPLAGNKIFQALKDESCIVLACNPRITKGVAEGVFKAAKELDAALIMELARTECNQNVGYSGLTPATLSERLINANKEIGHDIWALHADHIQVKEGTEEELAEVKDLIKHQIKAGYTSFAIDASHLFNFKGKSIEEELSPNLKATIELAKYIQKNAEVDFGLEVEVGEIGRKDSEGMVLTKPQEAVTYITKLKEAGITPNLIAIANGSTHGNIFDADGRPIAQTTIDIRQTRAVAKALRDANLGVRIAQHGITGTPLHIIRDKFPHGDILKGNVATLFQNIVYEAVKKHHPELWENIKKWVLANKPIEGKKPEEIIGKNVKYATKEFFDDIYSMSKECRKEIEEKSYKAAHDHIKAFKSVGTASIVRKNL
- a CDS encoding phosphotransferase; this translates as MKMKVSRKAIENIIKQHIPEQELAEVKPYDKGHINEMLEIRLKKSRKPLILRIYNEPWKAKKESFVYRCIKSQLDIPVPEILASDDSGEIIPKAYMLMSKIDGMAIDKNYRKYRKKPIFRKAGEILARLHSVKFHHFGWLMDNEIKPAFRKWRDFAWHDLLTKMYNISSLKEIRKMIPRIEEKIGEYSFLLDIKETPCLLHKDYHCPHILTKKSRIAGIIDVEWAIAGHNENDFIKMELWAFSRMKNLRKPFFDGYRKYGHISREYEQRIKMYELWHWISMVNISKETKNREWLEHNIRALRKFLK
- the ribA gene encoding GTP cyclohydrolase II, which codes for MKDIIKETIESEIPTRYYGTFRIRGFRTKDNLHHVALVKGDVKAKEDVIVRIHSECLTGDVFHSLKCDCGEQLEAALKRIDKEGMGVLIYLRQEGRGIGLFNKIKAYELQEQGMDTVEANQKLGFKADQRDYTLGAAILKELGLSTIRLMTNNPKKIEGLEKYGIKIRERLPLVIKCNKYNEKYLCTKKTKLGHLIEEKGVIK
- a CDS encoding ATP-dependent 6-phosphofructokinase translates to MAITGPKKKQIGVLTGGGDAPGLNAVIRGITIKAISLGYDVLGFRKGWAGLLGEGEHHPLDLDEVEDIHMLGGTILGTSRTNPYKVENGLEQVKKNLRKFKCDALIAIGGEDTLGVAWKLYKDGLNVVGVPKTIDNDVNATDYTFGFDTAVNIAADAIDRLHTTAKSHSRILLVEVMGRHAGWLTLHAGMAGGAHIILIPEEPFDVNEICKIIDRREKSGKSYTIIAVSEGALPKEGDMTLQCKEKDEFGHVRLGGIAECLARDITKLTGKECRHVVLGHLQRAGHPTAFDRVLGTRLGLHAAEMADKKEFGKIASLRGTDIKSVSMKDALGSLKTVSKGRYDEARIFFGVEG
- a CDS encoding type II glyceraldehyde-3-phosphate dehydrogenase; this encodes MEKIKVGIMGFGTIGKRVADAVSKQEDMELVGVTGRSYNWRIRSAQEKGYDIYFVDDGAALRENGIKVKGKADDLLKKVDVMVDTAPKKIGAENKDKYYKPNNVKAIFQGGEKPHVADASFVAQCNYDECVGKDYLRVVSCNTTGLSRTLNEVNKKWGIKEIYATMIRRGADPWDIRHGPINAIVPVLELPSHHGPDVQTVLHDVQIFTTALSVSSSLMHVHTITCECREKPDVNKAISLFSRTRRVRVVANESSVRSTAEIMELAKDLGNSRGDMPEICIWKEAVGTHGNKLLYIQAVHQESDVVCENIDAIRATMGFKDGKKSMDMTDKSLGIDYCKDCTYNGD